A single window of Pyxicephalus adspersus chromosome 10, UCB_Pads_2.0, whole genome shotgun sequence DNA harbors:
- the HMX3 gene encoding homeobox protein HMX3 yields MPETGQESSTTPAKESPFSIKSLLTCEPSRAARPPKALFTPIKGTLDGAAFALSPLTDLSFPRLEIPAQRFALPAHYLERSPAWWYSYTLTHGGHTPRTEVPEKSLLLGPSSPVSGGERDSPEPLHSLKQDLDPKESDSKSPEEIILEESEPEESKKDESGEDWKKLDDPSDKKPCRKKKTRTVFSRSQVFQLESTFDMKRYLSSSERAGLAASLHLTETQVKIWFQNRRNKWKRQLAAELEAANLSHAAAQRIVRVPILYHENSSSTESASSGANVPVSQPLLTFPHPVYYSHPVVTSVPLLRPV; encoded by the exons ATGCCTGAAACTGGACAAGAGAGCAGCACCACCCCAGCCAAGGAGTCCCCCTTCTCCATCAAGAGCCTCCTGACCTGTGAGCCTTCAAGAGCAGCCAGGCCACCAAAAGCTCTCTTCACCCCAATCAAAGGGACCTTGGATGGAGCAGCATTCGCCCTGTCGCCTCTGACTGACCTGTCCTTCCCTAGGCTGGAGATACCTGCCCAGAGGTTCGCCTTACCTGCGCATTACCTGGAGAGGTCCCCAGCTTGGTGGTACTCCTACACCCTGACTCATGGAGGACACACACCCAGGACAGAAG TTCCTGAAAAAAGCCTTCTGCTGGGTCCCTCTTCACCGGTCTCTGGGGGTGAAAGAGATTCTCCAGAACCCCTCCACAGCCTCAAGCAGGATCTGGACCCCAAAGAGAGTGACTCCAAGAGCCCAGAGGAAATCATCCTGGAGGAGAGTGAACCTGAGGAGTCCAAAAAGGACGAGAGCGGTGAGGACTGGAAGAAGCTGGATGACCCTTCAGACAAGAAGCCCTGTAGGAAGAAGAAGACCCGGACGGTGTTCTCCAGGAGCCAAGTCTTCCAGCTGGAGTCCACCTTTGATATGAAGAGGTATCTGAGCAGCTCCGAAAGGGCAGGGCTGGCGGCCTCCCTACACCTGACTGAGACCCAAGTGAAGATCTGGTTCCAGAACCGCAGGAACAAATGGAAAAGGCAGCTGGCAGCAGAACTGGAGGCTGCCAACCTGAGCCACGCTGCTGCCCAGAGAATCGTCAGAGTGCCCATCTTATACCACGAGAACTCCTCCAGCACAGAGAGTGCCAGCTCTGGGGCCAACGTGCCAGTCAGCCAGCCCCTCCTGACATTTCCCCATCCTGTCTATTACTCTCACCCAGTAGTCACTTCAGTGCCCTTACTCAGGCCAGTGTGA